In one window of Athene noctua chromosome 17, bAthNoc1.hap1.1, whole genome shotgun sequence DNA:
- the ZNRF3 gene encoding E3 ubiquitin-protein ligase ZNRF3 isoform X1, with amino-acid sequence MHPLGLCNSNDEEDLYEYGWVGVVKLEQPELEPKPCLTVLGKAKRAVQRGATAVIFDVSENPDAIDQLNQGSEDPLKRPVVYVKGADAVKLMNIVNKQKVARARIQHRPPRQPTEYFDMGIFLAFFVVVSLVCLILLVKIKLKQRRSQNSMNRLAVQALEKMETRKFKSKSKGHREGSCGALDTLSSSSTSDCAICLEKYIDGEELRVIPCTHRFHKKCVDPWLLQHHTCPHCRHNIIEQKKGNAGPVCLESINPARSRQQRVILPVHYPGRVHRANPITAYPTRTSMDPHGNPITVLTVERHGEQSLYQAPSPAYIRSYQPIHLDHALNTHHCSLEHRAYSPAHNFRRPKFGGRSFSKAACFSQYETMYQHYYFQGLSYPEQDGQLPAGISSKGPSRAFQPGSSMLFPPVVHVVPSSRLESGSTSSFSCYHGHRSVCSGYLADCPGSDSSSSSSGQCHCSSSDSMVDCTEVSNQGVYGSCSTFRSSLSSDYDPYVYRSKSPCRAGEVGGTTRGAVVLLEGPAQDELPAPSHSLAGADCRPVPSSSSGDQLSNCSMDMNYSSNSSLEHRDPNGTTSEGGHEATPGAALDVKRNWKNPEIAGPLVEQACACCFELQHSALESGSGTADCSALFLSPPLWGTCGPGIEPQSGSTPGLYSINSDHLHRTDGVKYEGLPCCFYEEKQVACSSNSGSGGGGCYTEDYAVNVQYTLPDDTLPSCCKGVCDLGQRIPIIPEDRDCELILPTECQGTHAGGCSSWDGTPELDTYLHCQGLGEVQDEREVCYEATSFLRQNYSQEEEAGMLFPGPTPNSQKLMTTTMATGAGSHPLERSQIGD; translated from the exons GCAAAACGAGCAGTACAGCGAGGAGCCACAGCGGTCATCTTTGATGTTTCTGAAAACCCAGATGCCATTGATCAG CTGAACCAGGGTTCAGAGGACCCTCTGAAGAGACCAGTGGTGTATGTGAAGGGTGCTGATGCTGTCAAGCTAATGAACATAGTTAACAAGCAGAAAGTGGCACGAGCAAGGATTCAGCATCGCCCCCCACGG caaCCCACCGAGTACTTTGATATGGGAATTTTCCTGGCCTTCTTTGTGGTTGTGTCTCTTGTTTGCCTCATTCTTCTTGTCAAGATCAAACTGAAGCAGCGACGTAGTCAG AATTCCATGAACAGGCTTGCAGTGCAAGCACTGGAAAAAATGGAGACCAGGAAGTTTAAGTCCAAAAGTAAGGGACACCGGGAGGGTAGCTGTGGAGCACTGGACACACTCAGTAGCAGCTCCACCTCTGACTGTGCCATCTGCTTGGAGAAGTACATTGATGGGGAG GAACTGCGTGTCATTCCCTGCACTCACCGATTTCACAAGAAATGTGTGGATCCGTGGCTACTGCAGCATCATACCTGCCCTCACTGCCGCCATAACATCATAG AACAGAAGAAGGGAAATGCAGGTCCAGTCTGCCTGGAATCCATCAACCCAGCCCGCAGCCGGCAGCAGAGGGTGATTCTGCCCGTCCATTACCCAGGCCGGGTGCACAGAGCCAACCCGATAACAGCGTATCCCACGCGGACAAGCATGGACCCTCATGGAAACCCTATCACAGTGCTTACAGTCGAGCGACATGGTGAACAGAGCCTCTACCAAGCTCCGTCCCCAGCCTATATCCGGAGCTACCAGCCTATTCATTTGGACCATGCTTTAAACACGCATCACTGCAGCCTGGAGCATAGGGCTTACTCTCCAGCTCACAACTTCCGAAGACCCAAGTTTGGTGGACGCAGCTTCTCCAAAGCGGCGTGCTTTTCCCAGTACGAGACCATGTATCAGCACTACTACTTCCAAGGCCTTAGTTACCCTGAGCAAGATGGACAGCTTCCAGCTGGCATTTCCTCAAAGGGTCCTTCCCGTGCCTTTCAGCCTGGTAGCAGCATGCTTTTCCCTCCTGTGGTACACGTAGTGCCCTCGTCCCGCCTGGAGAGCGGCAGTACCTCCAGCTTCAGCTGCTATCATGGCCATCGTTCAGTGTGCAGCGGGTATTTGGCCGACTGTCCTGGGagcgacagcagcagcagcagctctggtcaGTGCCACTGCTCCTCTAGTGATTCCATGGTTGACTGCACCGAGGTCAGCAACCAAGGGGTTTACGGGAGCTGCTCCACCTTTCGCAGCTCTTTGAGCAGTGACTATGACCCCTACGTTTACCGCAGTAAGAGCCCTTGCCGAGCGGGTGAGGTCGGTGGCACAACCAGGGGTGCAGTTGTTCTCTTGGAGGGGCCCGCCCAGGACGAGCTTCCAGCCCCCAGTCACAGTCTGGCGGGTGCTGACTGCCGGCCTGTGCCATCTTCTTCCTCAGGGGACCAACTGTCTAACTGCAGCATGGATATGAACTACAGCAGTAATTCCTCACTGGAGCACAGGGATCCAAATGGCACTACCTCAGAGGGAGGACACGAGGCCACTCCCGGTGCTGCCTTGGATGTTAAAAGGAACTGGAAGAATCCCGAGATAGCGGGGCCGCTCGTGGAGCAAGCGTGCGCATGCTGCTTTGAACTCCAGCACTCTGCCCTGGAGTCCGGCAGCGGCACGGCCGACTGCAGCGCGCTCTTCCTCAGCCCTCCGCTCTGGGGCACGTGTGGCCCTGGGATAGAACCACAGTCAGGGAGCACCCCGGGCTTGTACAGTATTAACTCAGACCACTTGCATAGGACAGATGGGGTGAAATACGAGGGGTTGCCCTGCTGCTTCTATGAAGAGAAGCAGGTAGCCTGTAGTAGCAACAGTGGCAGTGGAGGTGGTGGCTGCTATACAGAAGACTATGCAGTGAACGTGCAGTACACGCTTCCTGATGACACCTTGCCAAGCTGCTGTAAGGGTGTATGTGATCTGGGTCAACGCATTCCCATAATTCCTGAAGACAGAGACTGTGAGCTGATCCTACCTACAGAGTGCCAAGGGACCCACGCAGGAGGCTGCAGTTCCTGGGATGGAACACCTGAGCTAGATACTTACCTGCACTGCCAAGGTCTCGGAGAGGTACAGGACGAGAGGGAGGTGTGCTATGAGGCAACATCATTCCTGCGGCAGAACTACTCTCAGGAGGAGGAAGCTGGAATGCTCTTCCCCGGTCCCACTCCCAACTCCCAGAAGCTGATGACAACCACAATGGCCACAG GTGCTGGATCTCATCCTTTGGAGAGAAGCCAAATCGGTGACTAG
- the ZNRF3 gene encoding E3 ubiquitin-protein ligase ZNRF3 isoform X2, with amino-acid sequence MHPLGLCNSNDEEDLYEYGWVGVVKLEQPELEPKPCLTVLGKAKRAVQRGATAVIFDVSENPDAIDQLNQGSEDPLKRPVVYVKGADAVKLMNIVNKQKVARARIQHRPPRQPTEYFDMGIFLAFFVVVSLVCLILLVKIKLKQRRSQNSMNRLAVQALEKMETRKFKSKSKGHREGSCGALDTLSSSSTSDCAICLEKYIDGEELRVIPCTHRFHKKCVDPWLLQHHTCPHCRHNIIEQKKGNAGPVCLESINPARSRQQRVILPVHYPGRVHRANPITAYPTRTSMDPHGNPITVLTVERHGEQSLYQAPSPAYIRSYQPIHLDHALNTHHCSLEHRAYSPAHNFRRPKFGGRSFSKAACFSQYETMYQHYYFQGLSYPEQDGQLPAGISSKGPSRAFQPGSSMLFPPVVHVVPSSRLESGSTSSFSCYHGHRSVCSGYLADCPGSDSSSSSSGQCHCSSSDSMVDCTEVSNQGVYGSCSTFRSSLSSDYDPYVYRSKSPCRAGEVGGTTRGAVVLLEGPAQDELPAPSHSLAGADCRPVPSSSSGDQLSNCSMDMNYSSNSSLEHRDPNGTTSEGGHEATPGAALDVKRNWKNPEIAGPLVEQACACCFELQHSALESGSGTADCSALFLSPPLWGTCGPGIEPQSGSTPGLYSINSDHLHRTDGVKYEGLPCCFYEEKQVACSSNSGSGGGGCYTEDYAVNVQYTLPDDTLPSCCKGVCDLGQRIPIIPEDRDCELILPTECQGTHAGGCSSWDGTPELDTYLHCQGLGEVQDEREVCYEATSFLRQNYSQEEEAGMLFPGPTPNSQKLMTTTMATGVYMCVHTMHTQSLMKIIMVKSSEVFLSGSNP; translated from the exons GCAAAACGAGCAGTACAGCGAGGAGCCACAGCGGTCATCTTTGATGTTTCTGAAAACCCAGATGCCATTGATCAG CTGAACCAGGGTTCAGAGGACCCTCTGAAGAGACCAGTGGTGTATGTGAAGGGTGCTGATGCTGTCAAGCTAATGAACATAGTTAACAAGCAGAAAGTGGCACGAGCAAGGATTCAGCATCGCCCCCCACGG caaCCCACCGAGTACTTTGATATGGGAATTTTCCTGGCCTTCTTTGTGGTTGTGTCTCTTGTTTGCCTCATTCTTCTTGTCAAGATCAAACTGAAGCAGCGACGTAGTCAG AATTCCATGAACAGGCTTGCAGTGCAAGCACTGGAAAAAATGGAGACCAGGAAGTTTAAGTCCAAAAGTAAGGGACACCGGGAGGGTAGCTGTGGAGCACTGGACACACTCAGTAGCAGCTCCACCTCTGACTGTGCCATCTGCTTGGAGAAGTACATTGATGGGGAG GAACTGCGTGTCATTCCCTGCACTCACCGATTTCACAAGAAATGTGTGGATCCGTGGCTACTGCAGCATCATACCTGCCCTCACTGCCGCCATAACATCATAG AACAGAAGAAGGGAAATGCAGGTCCAGTCTGCCTGGAATCCATCAACCCAGCCCGCAGCCGGCAGCAGAGGGTGATTCTGCCCGTCCATTACCCAGGCCGGGTGCACAGAGCCAACCCGATAACAGCGTATCCCACGCGGACAAGCATGGACCCTCATGGAAACCCTATCACAGTGCTTACAGTCGAGCGACATGGTGAACAGAGCCTCTACCAAGCTCCGTCCCCAGCCTATATCCGGAGCTACCAGCCTATTCATTTGGACCATGCTTTAAACACGCATCACTGCAGCCTGGAGCATAGGGCTTACTCTCCAGCTCACAACTTCCGAAGACCCAAGTTTGGTGGACGCAGCTTCTCCAAAGCGGCGTGCTTTTCCCAGTACGAGACCATGTATCAGCACTACTACTTCCAAGGCCTTAGTTACCCTGAGCAAGATGGACAGCTTCCAGCTGGCATTTCCTCAAAGGGTCCTTCCCGTGCCTTTCAGCCTGGTAGCAGCATGCTTTTCCCTCCTGTGGTACACGTAGTGCCCTCGTCCCGCCTGGAGAGCGGCAGTACCTCCAGCTTCAGCTGCTATCATGGCCATCGTTCAGTGTGCAGCGGGTATTTGGCCGACTGTCCTGGGagcgacagcagcagcagcagctctggtcaGTGCCACTGCTCCTCTAGTGATTCCATGGTTGACTGCACCGAGGTCAGCAACCAAGGGGTTTACGGGAGCTGCTCCACCTTTCGCAGCTCTTTGAGCAGTGACTATGACCCCTACGTTTACCGCAGTAAGAGCCCTTGCCGAGCGGGTGAGGTCGGTGGCACAACCAGGGGTGCAGTTGTTCTCTTGGAGGGGCCCGCCCAGGACGAGCTTCCAGCCCCCAGTCACAGTCTGGCGGGTGCTGACTGCCGGCCTGTGCCATCTTCTTCCTCAGGGGACCAACTGTCTAACTGCAGCATGGATATGAACTACAGCAGTAATTCCTCACTGGAGCACAGGGATCCAAATGGCACTACCTCAGAGGGAGGACACGAGGCCACTCCCGGTGCTGCCTTGGATGTTAAAAGGAACTGGAAGAATCCCGAGATAGCGGGGCCGCTCGTGGAGCAAGCGTGCGCATGCTGCTTTGAACTCCAGCACTCTGCCCTGGAGTCCGGCAGCGGCACGGCCGACTGCAGCGCGCTCTTCCTCAGCCCTCCGCTCTGGGGCACGTGTGGCCCTGGGATAGAACCACAGTCAGGGAGCACCCCGGGCTTGTACAGTATTAACTCAGACCACTTGCATAGGACAGATGGGGTGAAATACGAGGGGTTGCCCTGCTGCTTCTATGAAGAGAAGCAGGTAGCCTGTAGTAGCAACAGTGGCAGTGGAGGTGGTGGCTGCTATACAGAAGACTATGCAGTGAACGTGCAGTACACGCTTCCTGATGACACCTTGCCAAGCTGCTGTAAGGGTGTATGTGATCTGGGTCAACGCATTCCCATAATTCCTGAAGACAGAGACTGTGAGCTGATCCTACCTACAGAGTGCCAAGGGACCCACGCAGGAGGCTGCAGTTCCTGGGATGGAACACCTGAGCTAGATACTTACCTGCACTGCCAAGGTCTCGGAGAGGTACAGGACGAGAGGGAGGTGTGCTATGAGGCAACATCATTCCTGCGGCAGAACTACTCTCAGGAGGAGGAAGCTGGAATGCTCTTCCCCGGTCCCACTCCCAACTCCCAGAAGCTGATGACAACCACAATGGCCACAG gtgtatacatgtgtgtacatACCATGCACACACAGAGCCTAATGAAAATTATCATGGTGAAGAGTTCAGAAGTGTTTCTTTCTGGAAGCAACCCATAG
- the ZNRF3 gene encoding E3 ubiquitin-protein ligase ZNRF3 isoform X3: MHPLGLCNSNDEEDLYEYGWVGVVKLEQPELEPKPCLTVLGKAKRAVQRGATAVIFDVSENPDAIDQLNQGSEDPLKRPVVYVKGADAVKLMNIVNKQKVARARIQHRPPRQPTEYFDMGIFLAFFVVVSLVCLILLVKIKLKQRRSQNSMNRLAVQALEKMETRKFKSKSKGHREGSCGALDTLSSSSTSDCAICLEKYIDGEELRVIPCTHRFHKKCVDPWLLQHHTCPHCRHNIIEQKKGNAGPVCLESINPARSRQQRVILPVHYPGRVHRANPITAYPTRTSMDPHGNPITVLTVERHGEQSLYQAPSPAYIRSYQPIHLDHALNTHHCSLEHRAYSPAHNFRRPKFGGRSFSKAACFSQYETMYQHYYFQGLSYPEQDGQLPAGISSKGPSRAFQPGSSMLFPPVVHVVPSSRLESGSTSSFSCYHGHRSVCSGYLADCPGSDSSSSSSGQCHCSSSDSMVDCTEVSNQGVYGSCSTFRSSLSSDYDPYVYRSKSPCRAGEVGGTTRGAVVLLEGPAQDELPAPSHSLAGADCRPVPSSSSGDQLSNCSMDMNYSSNSSLEHRDPNGTTSEGGHEATPGAALDVKRNWKNPEIAGPLVEQACACCFELQHSALESGSGTADCSALFLSPPLWGTCGPGIEPQSGSTPGLYSINSDHLHRTDGVKYEGLPCCFYEEKQVACSSNSGSGGGGCYTEDYAVNVQYTLPDDTLPSCCKGVCDLGQRIPIIPEDRDCELILPTECQGTHAGGCSSWDGTPELDTYLHCQGLGEVQDEREVCYEATSFLRQNYSQEEEAGMLFPGPTPNSQKLMTTTMATESAGATH, translated from the exons GCAAAACGAGCAGTACAGCGAGGAGCCACAGCGGTCATCTTTGATGTTTCTGAAAACCCAGATGCCATTGATCAG CTGAACCAGGGTTCAGAGGACCCTCTGAAGAGACCAGTGGTGTATGTGAAGGGTGCTGATGCTGTCAAGCTAATGAACATAGTTAACAAGCAGAAAGTGGCACGAGCAAGGATTCAGCATCGCCCCCCACGG caaCCCACCGAGTACTTTGATATGGGAATTTTCCTGGCCTTCTTTGTGGTTGTGTCTCTTGTTTGCCTCATTCTTCTTGTCAAGATCAAACTGAAGCAGCGACGTAGTCAG AATTCCATGAACAGGCTTGCAGTGCAAGCACTGGAAAAAATGGAGACCAGGAAGTTTAAGTCCAAAAGTAAGGGACACCGGGAGGGTAGCTGTGGAGCACTGGACACACTCAGTAGCAGCTCCACCTCTGACTGTGCCATCTGCTTGGAGAAGTACATTGATGGGGAG GAACTGCGTGTCATTCCCTGCACTCACCGATTTCACAAGAAATGTGTGGATCCGTGGCTACTGCAGCATCATACCTGCCCTCACTGCCGCCATAACATCATAG AACAGAAGAAGGGAAATGCAGGTCCAGTCTGCCTGGAATCCATCAACCCAGCCCGCAGCCGGCAGCAGAGGGTGATTCTGCCCGTCCATTACCCAGGCCGGGTGCACAGAGCCAACCCGATAACAGCGTATCCCACGCGGACAAGCATGGACCCTCATGGAAACCCTATCACAGTGCTTACAGTCGAGCGACATGGTGAACAGAGCCTCTACCAAGCTCCGTCCCCAGCCTATATCCGGAGCTACCAGCCTATTCATTTGGACCATGCTTTAAACACGCATCACTGCAGCCTGGAGCATAGGGCTTACTCTCCAGCTCACAACTTCCGAAGACCCAAGTTTGGTGGACGCAGCTTCTCCAAAGCGGCGTGCTTTTCCCAGTACGAGACCATGTATCAGCACTACTACTTCCAAGGCCTTAGTTACCCTGAGCAAGATGGACAGCTTCCAGCTGGCATTTCCTCAAAGGGTCCTTCCCGTGCCTTTCAGCCTGGTAGCAGCATGCTTTTCCCTCCTGTGGTACACGTAGTGCCCTCGTCCCGCCTGGAGAGCGGCAGTACCTCCAGCTTCAGCTGCTATCATGGCCATCGTTCAGTGTGCAGCGGGTATTTGGCCGACTGTCCTGGGagcgacagcagcagcagcagctctggtcaGTGCCACTGCTCCTCTAGTGATTCCATGGTTGACTGCACCGAGGTCAGCAACCAAGGGGTTTACGGGAGCTGCTCCACCTTTCGCAGCTCTTTGAGCAGTGACTATGACCCCTACGTTTACCGCAGTAAGAGCCCTTGCCGAGCGGGTGAGGTCGGTGGCACAACCAGGGGTGCAGTTGTTCTCTTGGAGGGGCCCGCCCAGGACGAGCTTCCAGCCCCCAGTCACAGTCTGGCGGGTGCTGACTGCCGGCCTGTGCCATCTTCTTCCTCAGGGGACCAACTGTCTAACTGCAGCATGGATATGAACTACAGCAGTAATTCCTCACTGGAGCACAGGGATCCAAATGGCACTACCTCAGAGGGAGGACACGAGGCCACTCCCGGTGCTGCCTTGGATGTTAAAAGGAACTGGAAGAATCCCGAGATAGCGGGGCCGCTCGTGGAGCAAGCGTGCGCATGCTGCTTTGAACTCCAGCACTCTGCCCTGGAGTCCGGCAGCGGCACGGCCGACTGCAGCGCGCTCTTCCTCAGCCCTCCGCTCTGGGGCACGTGTGGCCCTGGGATAGAACCACAGTCAGGGAGCACCCCGGGCTTGTACAGTATTAACTCAGACCACTTGCATAGGACAGATGGGGTGAAATACGAGGGGTTGCCCTGCTGCTTCTATGAAGAGAAGCAGGTAGCCTGTAGTAGCAACAGTGGCAGTGGAGGTGGTGGCTGCTATACAGAAGACTATGCAGTGAACGTGCAGTACACGCTTCCTGATGACACCTTGCCAAGCTGCTGTAAGGGTGTATGTGATCTGGGTCAACGCATTCCCATAATTCCTGAAGACAGAGACTGTGAGCTGATCCTACCTACAGAGTGCCAAGGGACCCACGCAGGAGGCTGCAGTTCCTGGGATGGAACACCTGAGCTAGATACTTACCTGCACTGCCAAGGTCTCGGAGAGGTACAGGACGAGAGGGAGGTGTGCTATGAGGCAACATCATTCCTGCGGCAGAACTACTCTCAGGAGGAGGAAGCTGGAATGCTCTTCCCCGGTCCCACTCCCAACTCCCAGAAGCTGATGACAACCACAATGGCCACAG